A region of Carassius auratus strain Wakin unplaced genomic scaffold, ASM336829v1 scaf_tig00031124, whole genome shotgun sequence DNA encodes the following proteins:
- the LOC113080377 gene encoding dermatan-sulfate epimerase-like protein, with the protein MENMQRSAVLLCVLAVGLTFCGISSASDRYAPLNEHQTDNTTLSSHLHPKLYFDQTELRLMKQRATTTHRHIFKAIRNAVSIMLSSAAVYQPPVSHEDFGKKWNEIYGNNLPPLALYCLLQPEDATASQFLIEYMDRMVEYPDWTVSSAPNDEVPIAHSLTGFATAYDFIYTFLDTRRRLRYLKKIRSVTEELFELSKHRGWGKQFLQNHQTTNILAILIGALVVGEHNDPETMIWKQISVNYMEKTMFLLSHIVDGSLDEGVAYGSYTAKSITQYVYLALRHFQIDNTQNNWLRAHFMFYFATLLPGFQRTVGIADSNYNWFYGPESQLVFLDAYVLRNGSGNWLAEQIRNHRPKDGPMVQSAAQRWATLHTEYIWYDSDLTQQPPPNFNKATMHIFSNWGVVTYGAGLPQTKGNTFVSFKSGKLGGRAVYDIVHAQPYSWLEGWTNFNPGHEHPDQNSFTFAPNGQVFVSEALYGPKYSYLNNVLVFSPSPTSQCNQPWEGQLGECSKWLRWGEKEVGDTAGEVIAASSHQDILFVSGESVSAYSSAMKLKSVYRALVLLNSQTLLVLDHIEKHEHSPLNSLSAFFHNLDIDLRYVPHRSFGRYNGALMDVWDAHYKMFWLDAQGSSPVAQIQEAEQAAEFKKRWTQYINVTFPMEKPVTRVAYLMHGPYAKVSDFRFIDNSKNGVKISVTLNDTETVVSIVTNYEDIEARHDYLGFAGFAKTEDSRRIVQFGRGIKTFPSQVTKDSVFDFGLVVNISVVLTLCLAFGYIMKKRKFHMSFNMLIHCTLVCMLLLWVTELLYHFYGCDQLLCNVKPKDRNIYDGTDSSVRDLLPIITITSMPGSGAEILQHLFDNSSDFVFLRIPSAYLRFPISPFVSLVDACEWSKADAQNGRFRVIQGWFHSIVHNVKLHLQNIQLHQSNDEIENNVKEKGQRKRRMLLSGQMRTGGGKSTHMDIGYIQELRQHLVKYPNARPVLNMGSEGWFLKLPYLQEVIGRSLRSVHVVRDPRAWIYLMLYSSKPSLYSRKNIKRHIVNIFKQNTDGVDQGCAIVDSQFLPLKKILSQPDPNPVQLLAQLWLAHNSAGLKVSAGLPPHTYLIVRFEDVVYFPEETARKIHNFLGIPVAPAALNQLTFAASTNLYNLIYEGDISPAKISIWKENMAVDEIKLIEDTCWSVMERLGYKRHTVRHSFL; encoded by the coding sequence ATGGAGAACATGCAGAGGTCTGCGGTTTTGCTCTGTGTCTTGGCTGTGGGATTGACTTTCTGTGGAATTTCGTCTGCCTCAGACAGATATGCGCCTTTGAATGAACACCAAACAGACAATACCACCTTGTCCTCACATCTTCACCCCAAGCTATACTTTGATCAGACAGAATTGCGTTTGATGAAACAGAGGGCCACCACCACGCATAGACACATATTTAAAGCTATTCGAAATGCTGTTTCTATTATGTTATCCAGTGCAGCTGTTTACCAGCCTCCGGTGAGCCATGAGGATTTCGGAAAGAAATGGAATGAGATCTATGGTAACAATTTGCCCCCTCTTGCACTATACTGTCTGCTTCAACCTGAGGATGCTACCGCCTCTCAATTTTTGATTGAGTACATGGACCGAATGGTGGAGTACCCAGATTGGACGGTATCCAGCGCACCAAATGATGAGGTCCCAATAGCCCACTCTCTCACTGGGTTTGCCACAGCGTATGATTTCATTTACACCTTTCTTGACACCCGGAGAAGACTGCGATATCTCAAGAAAATACGATCTGTTACAGAGGAGCTATTCGAGCTTTCCAAGCACAGAGGATGGGGAAAACAGTTTCTACAGAACCACCAGACAACTAACATACTAGCCATTCTCATTGGTGCTCTTGTGGTGGGGGAACATAATGACCCAGAGACCATGATATGGAAACAAATATCAGTCAACTATATGGAAAAGACCATGTTCCTTCTGAGCCACATTGTCGATGGCTCTCTCGATGAAGGTGTTGCATACGGTAGCTACACAGCAAAATCCATCACCCAGTATGTTTACTTAGCATTGCGTCATTTTCAGATAGACAACACACAGAACAACTGGCTCAGAGCTCACTTCATGTTTTACTTTGCTACACTGCTTCCTGGATTTCAAAGAACAGTTGGCATTGCAGACTCCAATTACAACTGGTTCTATGGGCCAGAGAGCCAGCTTGTGTTTTTGGATGCATACGTGCTCCGAAATGGCTCAGGAAACTGGCTGGCAGAGCAGATTAGGAATCATCGTCCTAAAGATGGACCCATGGTGCAATCAGCAGCCCAACGCTGGGCAACTTTACACACAGAGTACATATGGTATGACTCTGACTTAACTCAACAGCCTCCACCTAACTTTAATAAAGCAACCATGCACATTTTCTCCAACTGGGGTGTGGTGACGTATGGAGCAGGGTTACCACAAACTAAGGGTAATACTTTTGTGTCATTTAAATCTGGAAAATTAGGAGGGCGAGCGGTGTATGATATTGTCCATGCACAACCGTACTCTTGGTTAGAAGGCTGGACGAACTTTAACCCCGGGCACGAGCACCCTGATCAAAACTCATTTACTTTTGCACCAAATGGACAGGTGTTTGTCTCTGAGGCCTTGTATGGTCCTAAATACAGCTATCTTAACAACGTGCTGGTGTTTTCCCCCTCACCCACCAGCCAGTGTAATCAGCCATGGGAAGGACAGTTGGGGGAATGTTCAAAGTGGTTACGATGGGGAGAAAAGGAAGTCGGGGATACCGCTGGGGAGGTCATTGCAGCTTCATCGCATCAGGACATTTTGTTTGTGAGTGGAGAATCTGTGTCGGCCTATTCATCTGCCATGAAGCTAAAGAGTGTGTATCGGGCACTTGTGCTTCTCAACTCTCAAACATTACTTGTTCTGGACCACATTGAGAAACACGAGCACTCCCCTCTCAATTCTCTCAGTGCGTTCTTTCACAACCTTGACATTGATCTCAGGTATGTTCCTCACAGATCATTTGGAAGATACAATGGGGCTCTGATGGATGTGTGGGATGCACATTACAAAATGTTCTGGCTGGACGCTCAAGGATCCAGCCCCGTTGCCCAGATACAAGAGGCAGAACAGGCTGCCGAATTCAAAAAGAGATGGACGCAGTACATAAACGTGACCTTTCCCATGGAGAAACCTGTCACTAGAGTGGCTTATTTGATGCATGGCCCATATGCCAAGGTCTCGGACTTTAGATTCATAGACAACAGTAAAAATGGAGTAAAAATATCAGTGACTCTTAATGACACAGAAACTGTTGTGTCAATTGTAACAAACTACGAAGACATTGAGGCTAGACATGACTACTTGGGCTTTGCAGGCTTTGCTAAAACAGAAGACAGCAGAAGAATAGTTCAGTTTGGCCGGGGGATTAAAACCtttccaagtcaagtcacaaaaGATTCtgtgtttgactttggattgGTGGTTAACATCTCTGTGGTACTGACTCTATGTCTTGCTTTTGGTTACATAATGAAGAAAAGGAAGTTTCATATGTCGTTCAATATGCTAATTCATTGCACTCTGGTCTGTATGCTGTTATTGTGGGTGACTGAACTTTTGTATCATTTTTATGGCTGCGATCAGCTCTTGTGCAATGTTAAACCAAAAGACCGCAACATATATGATGGAACAGACTCTAGCGTCCGTGACCTCCTccccatcatcaccatcacatcCATGCCAGGCTCGGGCGCGGAGATCCTCCAGCACCTTTTCGATAATAGCTCTGACTTTGTATTCCTCCGGATCCCTTCGGCCTACCTTAGGTTCCCCATATCTCCTTTCGTATCTCTGGTGGACGCTTGCGAGTGGTCCAAAGCAGATGCGCAAAATGGACGATTTCGAGTCATTCAGGGATGGTTCCATTCCATAGTTCACAATGTGAAACTACACCTGCAAAATATTCAATTGCACCAGAGCAATGATGAAATAGAAAATAATGTCAAAGAAAAAGGACAAAGAAAGAGAAGAATGCTGCTGTCAGGGCAAATGAGGACAGGGGGCGGCAAGAGTACCCATATGGACATCGGATACATACAAGAGCTCAGGCAGCACCTGGTGAAGTATCCAAATGCCCGGCCTGTGCTGAACATGGGCAGTGAAGGCTGGTTCTTGAAGCTGCCGTATCTTCAAGAGGTCATAGGTCGCTCACTTCGCTCAGTTCATGTGGTACGAGACCCACGTGCATGGATTTATCTCATGCTCTACAGCAGCAAGCCAAGTCTGTATTCACGTAAGAACATTAAAAGACACATCGTTAACATTTTTAAGCAGAACACTGATGGTGTGGATCAGGGCTGTGCTATAGTGGACTCACAATTCCTTCCTTTAAAGAAGATCCTCTCCCAGCCAGATCCAAACCCTGTACAGCTTCTAGCTCAGCTATGGCTGGCTCACAATTCAGCAGGACTCAAGGTGAGCGCTGGCCTCCCCCCACACACTTACCTTATAGTCAGATTTGAAGATGTTGTATATTTTCCTGAAGAGACAGCGAGAAAAATACATAACTTTCTTGGAATCCCCGTTGCACCAGCTGCGTTAAACCAGCTGACATTCGCCGCGTCCACAAATCTGTATAATCTGATATATGAAGGGGATATATCACCTGCCAAAATCAGCATTTGGAAGGAGAATATGGCTGTAGATGAGATTAAACTCATTGAAGACACATGCTGGTCTGTGATGGAGAGGCTGGGTTATAAAAGACATACAGTCAGGCATTCATTTCTGTAA